In Clostridium sp., one DNA window encodes the following:
- a CDS encoding glutamate synthase subunit beta, with the protein MGKLTGFKEFNRKDFATRPVENRIKDYKEVHNALPIKDMEDQAARCMNCGTPFCNWGCPLGNLIPDWNDFAYNTDWKKAYDRLSMTNNFPEFTGRICPALCEASCTLGVNYDPVSIRELEYMIIEKAFKEGWVKPVPPRNRTGRKVAVVGSGPSGLSAAVQLNSVGHEVVVFERHDEIGGLLRYGIPDFKLEKSVVRRRIGIMEEEGVEFRTNVNVGADITAEELLKEFDAVVLAGGSTIPRNLEVPGRELDGIHFAVDYLTLQNKKVSNKNSDHDITARGKSVLVIGGGDTGSDCIGTAIRQGAKKVYQIEIMPKPPVSRDDSMPWPIYPKILKTTTSHEEGCERMWNISTKWFIGKDGNVNKVHCAKVKWHKNNNGNMSFDEISGSEFDIEADLVLIAMGFLHPDHEGLLNALSLNFDVRGNIDTSKTHMTNVKGVFSAGDMRTGQSLVVKAIEDGRITARYVDEYLMGDTFL; encoded by the coding sequence ATGGGAAAATTAACTGGATTTAAAGAATTTAACCGTAAGGATTTTGCTACAAGGCCTGTGGAAAACAGGATTAAGGATTACAAAGAGGTTCATAATGCACTGCCTATAAAAGATATGGAAGACCAGGCAGCAAGATGTATGAATTGTGGTACACCATTTTGCAACTGGGGATGCCCACTTGGAAATTTAATTCCAGACTGGAATGATTTTGCCTATAATACTGACTGGAAAAAGGCTTATGACAGACTTTCGATGACCAATAATTTCCCTGAATTTACGGGAAGAATATGTCCTGCATTGTGTGAGGCATCCTGTACTTTGGGAGTAAATTATGATCCTGTATCTATAAGAGAGCTTGAATACATGATTATAGAAAAAGCTTTTAAAGAAGGATGGGTTAAACCTGTTCCTCCCAGAAATAGAACTGGAAGAAAAGTGGCTGTTGTTGGGTCAGGTCCATCAGGTCTTTCTGCAGCTGTGCAATTGAATTCCGTCGGACATGAAGTAGTTGTTTTTGAAAGACATGATGAAATTGGAGGGCTTCTGAGATACGGTATACCGGATTTCAAACTTGAAAAAAGTGTAGTTAGAAGAAGGATAGGCATCATGGAAGAAGAGGGTGTGGAATTTAGGACGAATGTTAATGTAGGTGCAGATATAACTGCTGAAGAACTTCTCAAGGAATTCGATGCAGTAGTACTTGCAGGAGGCTCGACTATTCCAAGAAATCTAGAAGTCCCAGGAAGAGAACTTGATGGAATACATTTTGCAGTTGATTATTTGACACTCCAGAATAAAAAGGTATCAAACAAAAATTCAGATCATGATATTACAGCCAGGGGAAAATCGGTGCTTGTAATTGGAGGAGGGGATACAGGTTCCGACTGTATAGGTACGGCAATACGTCAGGGAGCAAAAAAGGTGTATCAGATAGAGATAATGCCAAAACCTCCTGTATCAAGAGATGATAGTATGCCGTGGCCAATCTATCCTAAAATTTTAAAGACAACTACCTCGCATGAAGAGGGATGTGAGCGTATGTGGAATATATCGACAAAATGGTTTATAGGAAAGGATGGCAATGTAAACAAAGTTCATTGTGCAAAAGTCAAATGGCATAAAAACAACAATGGAAACATGTCCTTTGATGAGATCAGTGGAAGTGAGTTTGATATAGAGGCTGATTTGGTGCTTATAGCCATGGGATTTCTACATCCCGATCATGAAGGATTATTGAACGCTCTGTCATTGAACTTTGATGTCAGAGGCAATATAGATACATCCAAAACACATATGACAAATGTCAAGGGAGTATTTTCGGCTGGAGATATGAGAACGGGTCAGTCTTTGGTTGTAAAGGCCATTGAAGATGGAAGGATTACTGCAAGATACGTAGATGAATATTTGATGGGTGATACTTTTCTTTAA